The Fusobacterium sp. SYSU M8D902 genome has a segment encoding these proteins:
- a CDS encoding GTP-binding protein has protein sequence MAKEKFERSKPHVNIGTIGHVDHGKTTTTAAISKVLADLGLAQRVDFENIDV, from the coding sequence ATGGCTAAAGAAAAATTCGAAAGAAGCAAACCGCACGTTAACATTGGAACAATTGGACACGTTGACCACGGAAAAACTACTACAACAGCAGCTATCTCTAAAGTACTAGCAGACTTAGGACTAGCTCAAAGAGTTGACTTTGAAAACATCGACGT